From Sphingobacterium bambusae:
CCCAAACGCGAAAGCCATGAACGTGTAGTCAGTATGGCTTATGTTGCGCTGATCGACACCCACAAATACGAGCATATCATCAGCGATCATTACGAAGCGAAATGGTTCCCATTGGATAAACACCCTGATTTGATCTTTGACCATGATCAAATGATCACTACCGCCAAACGGGCCTTACGAACAAAGGCCGCCCTCTATCCTATTTTATTCGAATTGCTGCCCGAAAAATTTACGATCCCACAGATCGCGTCGCTTTACGAATGTGTGTATAATATCGAATTGGATAAGCGAAATTTTAGCCGTAAGCTACTATCCTCCGACTTGATTATCAAACTGAAAGAAAAGGACAAGGAGAATTCTAAAAAAGGTGCATTTTATTACCGACTGAACACAGATATCTATAAAGAGAAGATTATGTCGTTCCTACGTTATCTCCCAAGTTGGTCGATGGAAAATGAATAAGATGCACTGCTTGGCATTTGCTGCCAAACAGTGCATCAAAACAGGTATTTCTATTTAGGGTATCCTGGATTTTGCACTAAATTTTCACCCTCCTTATTGTTAAGCTGAATCTCTGACAATGGGATAGGCAAGAGCGCATTATGATCTTGGAATCCGCTGGTAATCTTATTAGCTGGTCCTTGATCGGTATTTAAGGCCATACGTTCTTTCAGTTTACCCGTACGCACCAAGGTCATACGACGATTTTCCTCGGCAATAAGTTCTCTAGCGCGTTCATCCAAAATAAAATCAACAGTCATCTGCCCGGCATTAACCACACCAAGTAGTGCATTACCTGTACGTGTACGCGCATCTTTAAAGGCTCTGTTGCGCAGGATATTGATATCTGCTGCTGCACCCGCCGTATTGTTTTGACGGAGACGTGCTTCTGCGCGTAACAGGTAGGTTTCGCCAAAGCGCATCACCGGCCAGTCTTTCACCAAAGCATATCCAAAATCGTCCAAAGGATCATAACCTCCCCATTTGGTTGGGTATGGATACCACACCTCCAAGCTATCCGTCCGGAAAGGAATAACTTTATCGCCAGTGCGAATGGTTACATTACGCACGCCAGCATCCTTCGCAACACGGAAGCCGGCTGCATCAACGCCTATTTCCGCACTGAAATTGGGACGGTTATAATTTGTCGTTCTGCGGATATTATAATTACTGTTGCGGATATCGCCATCAAGGCCTCTCCACACCGTGTATTTCATAAAATTGCTTAAGCGCAAACGGCCATTTCCGCGACCGCCTAGCGAATCAGCATTGACCATTCCATCCCACTTATGGTACCCCGGTTGCCAGACCCGACGATGTTGTGGATTATCAATGGTTCCACCGTTAACTTCCCGATTAAACTCCAGTTCAAAGGTCCAGATAGCTTCCGTATTACCTTCCGATCGGCGCATATTTCCTTGGCGAAACATATCCCGGTAATAATCGCCTCCTTGTGCCAAGTAATCGCCATAACGCGCTTCAATTAACTTATATTTTGCGCCATCGATAATTGCTGAAGACATGACTTCCGATTTTGTAAAATAGCTTGCGTCGCGCACACCGACACGTAAAAAGGCTTCTGCCGCCAGCTGTCGAGCCATGTCTTTATTGATACGGCTTTGGGTTGTAGCACTGCCTACTTCCGGCAAATTAGCCACGGCGAAATCAAGATCCTGTTCGATAAGTGCATCAATCGTAGCAACTTCCGTGCGCTTGTAATTAAAGGTCGGCACAGTGATCGACTCGGTCAACAACGGAACTGCCCCCCAAAGCGTGACCA
This genomic window contains:
- a CDS encoding NUDIX hydrolase — its product is MDFYKGEPSILLAVDCIIFGFNGESLELLLIKRGIEPERNKWSLMGGFVQPTESPEGAASRVLKELTGLENVYMDHCGIFGDPKRESHERVVSMAYVALIDTHKYEHIISDHYEAKWFPLDKHPDLIFDHDQMITTAKRALRTKAALYPILFELLPEKFTIPQIASLYECVYNIELDKRNFSRKLLSSDLIIKLKEKDKENSKKGAFYYRLNTDIYKEKIMSFLRYLPSWSMENE
- a CDS encoding RagB/SusD family nutrient uptake outer membrane protein codes for the protein MTIYKHTKIFSLLALLAVGASSCSDSFLDEKPYSNYDAGANDPSTIENQLIGLHYIYAELWGYSGQQGFLSCWQIGMDITSAGSTQGVENPFYQYADLNSENAGVSYMWNKCYQLINNANTIIKASEEANPKAAAEARFFRAYAYNTLVTLWGAVPLLTESITVPTFNYKRTEVATIDALIEQDLDFAVANLPEVGSATTQSRINKDMARQLAAEAFLRVGVRDASYFTKSEVMSSAIIDGAKYKLIEARYGDYLAQGGDYYRDMFRQGNMRRSEGNTEAIWTFELEFNREVNGGTIDNPQHRRVWQPGYHKWDGMVNADSLGGRGNGRLRLSNFMKYTVWRGLDGDIRNSNYNIRRTTNYNRPNFSAEIGVDAAGFRVAKDAGVRNVTIRTGDKVIPFRTDSLEVWYPYPTKWGGYDPLDDFGYALVKDWPVMRFGETYLLRAEARLRQNNTAGAAADINILRNRAFKDARTRTGNALLGVVNAGQMTVDFILDERARELIAEENRRMTLVRTGKLKERMALNTDQGPANKITSGFQDHNALLPIPLSEIQLNNKEGENLVQNPGYPK